AGGAAGTTGTTTTTTTCACCACCTTCCCGGCAGCGGGCCAGGCCAGCCCCATTTACGGGGAATTTAATTGGCCGGTGCCGCCGGCGGCTATCCCTGGCCCTTATCTGGCCGAAATTCTTTTTTATACCCAACAAATATCAAACCCTTTTGACTCGCGAGCCGCCATTACTTTTCTAGTTATTGAACCCACCCCTACCCCCACCCCTACCCCATCGCCCACGCCCACACCTACCCCCAGCCCTACGCCCGCCGAACCTTGCCTGGGGAACATTGCCGCCTACAAATGTGAAGATAAAAACGCCAACGGCGTCTGCCGCGAGCCGCACATTGACCGCCCTCTGCCGGGCGTGGAAGTGTGTCTTGACCCCGCTCCTGACGGCCAGCCGGCCTGCCAAACAACCGGCGCCGACGGCTATGCCCGGTGGCAAAATCTCTCTTGCGGCTCATATAACGTTAGCGAGCATCTCACCGGCCCCTTCCGGGGATATTATCCCACTGCGCCAATGAGCCGGCAGGTTGAGGTTGAGCGGGGCCAGTCTGTGGAGGTTACTTTTTCTAACGTTTTCCCCCTTATTCCCAGCGGCATTGCCGTTAACCCGGCCAATGATAAGGTTTACGCCGCCTTTCAAAATATCAAAGAACTGGATGGCACCCGGCCTTATGCCTTTATGGCCGTGATTGACAGCCAGGCCGACCGGGTTATAGCCACCATCCCCGATGTTGGCCGGGAACCGGCCGGCGTGGCCGTGGCCAACAATAAGGTTTACATGGCCGCTTACCGCGATGGCGTGGTTACGGTGGTAGACAGCCAGACCGACCAGGTGATCAAAAAAATTGACGGTTTTGTTCACCCCACCCAATTGGCGGCTGACCCCGGCCACAATTTGCTTTACGTGGTCGACCCGGGCGACGGCCGGGTGCGGGTGATTGATACAACCAGCGACTCAGTGGTGGGGCAATTCACCGTTAACGGAGCAAATGCTTCTGATCCTTACGATGTGGCTTTTGGCCAGGAGTTTGCCTACACTACCCTGCGTAAGGCTCCGGCGGGCAACCCCTTCCAGTTAAAAACCGCCCAACACCCCGATCAACTTGTCTCTATCCCTCTGGTTTACCAAGATCAAACCGGCAGCCCCCACGCCATTGCCGTGCGGACGGATGGCGCAAACACTTATCTTTATATAACCTACGCCAAAGAGTTCCGTAACGCCCAACCTCCCGCTGAATGGCCGCCGGATAACCCCACCCAACCAACCAACAATCCGGTCAATCCCACCCACCTGATGGTGGTGGAAGTGCCAAATGGCAACCCGGCGGCGGCGCGTCGCCTGGCTGCGGACGTGGCACTGGGCGACTTTGCCGAAACCGGCCTCACTTTTAACCCCAACACCAACCACCTGCTGGGCACCTATGGCGGCGGCTTTTACGAAAAGGCTTATCCCGACCGGCTGGCCTGCGCCCTCATTCCCAAGGTTCGGGAGGAGAGTGGCAGCGCTTATGTGCTTGGCGCGGCAGACCCCCAGAACCCGTATCTGACCAACAAGCCAACGCCCGGTTTACGCGTGGGCAACAGCACCGCCCCCATGACGGGCGATTTTTGGTGGCGCAATCCCATTGATATTGCCGTTAATCCCAACAATAACAAAGTTTATGTCACCGATCGCTGCTGGCACGATTATGACGCTCAATACGATAACCTGTTCCCGGATCACGAAATATGGCACGATGGCGGCGGCGCGGTTTTTGTTTTTAACGATAATCATAATCCTCATCCGCCCACCCCTACCCCCACCCCGGAGCCTGGGCAGGCATCTATTTTGGGCCAGGTTAAATTGCAAGGACGCGCCAACAGCCAGGGCGCCAGCGTAACCGTGAAGAATGGAGAACAAATTACGGTTTCGGTTGAGGCCAATGGACGCTTTAAGATTGACAATGCCCCAACCAATGCCGCTCTCTCGGTTACGGCCGATGCGCCTATTTACCTGCCGGCTGTCTGTACCGGGCTGGCCGCAACCAGCCCGGAAACAGACCTGGGCAGCGTTACCCTGCTGGCCGGTGATTTTAATGACGATGGGGATGTGGATATTTTGGACCTGGTGACCGTGGGCAGCAGCTTTGGCCAAACCGGCCTCAACCTGCCCACCGACGTGAACCGGGATGGGGTGGTTGATATTTATGACCTGATTATGGTCAGCAAGAATTTTGGCAAAACAACCCAAACCTGGCCCTGTTTTTAGGGTTAAGGGTTATTGGCCAAAAAACCGGCCACCACCTGCTGCATGTCAATCAAGTCAAAGGTGCCGTCAATCACAATAAATCGGTTTTGGTGAATAAAAGTGGCGGAGCTTAGGTTGGTTTCGTCACTGTACTCAATAAGATAAACTGGCTTGTTGTTGACCAGGCGGATATCGTTGGCAAAATACCCCTGCGCTTTCACCCAATCGGCCACGCTTTCATCAGGAGCAAGGCTCTGGGTGATAGAAACGTAAGCTTCGGGGCCGGCTCCGGCGTATTCCAGGGCAATAACCGGCTCCCCGGCGGGGGCGTAATCCGGCTCGTATTCCCCCAAATCGGCGCCGGTATAACTGATAACGTGGCTAAAAGTGTAACCGGCCGGCAAGTAACCGGGATAAAGGGGAGTGAAAGGCGCGTCTGCCGGCCGGATGATGGTTCCCCCGCCCAACGGGGAAAGCGAGTCATCCTGGTAAGTTGGCGGAAGGTAGGGGCCGGGATCATCAGGCACCGGGGGCGCATTGACCGGGGACCCCATGGCTGCATCGGCCAGGGCCAGGGTGTAGTTATAATAACCACATTCTTCCTCCGCCCCAACCGGGGTGATATTGACAATTACCAAATAAAGCCTATCGAACTTGGTTGGATCAACGGCAGTTGGGCCGGGGTTGGCCAGGGGGATTACCGTGGACTGATCGGCAGCCAGGCCCACCAGTTGCGCGGCCCACTGTCCGGCCGGCGAACCACGAAAGTCAACCAGAATGGGAATTTTGCTCTTGAGCCTCACGTAATCCGCCCCAAATTGTTGGACCCCATCTTTGGGAATGAACGTATCCACTTCGCCGGGGTCAACTCGCACCGTGCCCTCCACATAAGGCCGCAAATAATCGCTGCCCTGGGCGTAACAGTAGGGTGTGTTGGTGGGACAGTTGGATTTGGTTAAATTGGCAATAGAAAAATTAACCAGCGTCTCGGCCAGGGTGGTGCCTTGTTCCGCCAGCGTGGCCTGCAGGGCCTGTAGTCCGTCCAGGGTAGCCATGTGTTCCCAAAGTTGCCGGATGGTTGGCGGGCCGCCATAGTGCTCAGAAATGTACCGCAGCAATATCCAGCCGCCGTACCAGCGCACGTCATACTCATCGCGCCCCACGCTCAAGGGGCATAAATCCGGGGCATCCATAAAATCAAGCAAATAGCTTTTGGCATCGCCAATATTGGGGTACACTTCGTCTTCTATCCATACGGCGCTGGCTTCGTAGAGCCATTCGTAAGGGTCGCTGTCGTCATAAGCGGCCTGGATAGCGTGGTGCAATTCGTGGGCTACGGTGGTGCGCATGGCGTCCAGGGGCGATAGCTCCTCGCCCAGGTCATCAAGATGATAGTCATTATCAAGGCTGAGATAACCATAGGCGGCGTGGTTTTCCCTGGCAAAGGTGTTGGGATTATCGCCAACGTGGCCGCCGGCGGTTTCGACATAACCATACAGGTCGTCTTGATTTTGCAAATAAACGTCAAAGCGAAGGTCGCTCCCCTCCCCCCGGTCCGGCAGGGGCGGACGCCAGCCCAAACGTTCCACTTCATGCTGCCACGAAAAGGCCAATGCTTCGGCCACGGCATCCACGTAATCGGGCAAGCCGTTGCCGTCCTCGTCTGTGGCAGAAATGGCGTCTGCACCGTTGAGGGTATAATGAATGAGAAAATGCTCGGTGGCGTGCAGCAGGGTGGTTCCGCTCAAGGCCGGGCGGGGTTGAGTTTTGGCCCGTTTGTGCACAGGGCCGGTTGGCGGGGGAGGAGTGAAGGAAAGCAGAGAAAGGGTTAAGGTTAAAAGTAAGATAAGGCTTATTTTAGCAATGTTATTCATAGGAATTCATTGAGCAGATTGTGTTTCGTCTTCATTGTTCTCCGACTGCCCTAAATACACGTATTCGTCGTCAAACTGCCACCTGGGGATAGCTTCTAATTCTACTTCCACCCGGGGCCGGGTAGGGGCCATGCGTTTGACCAGGTGGATGTCTACCACCCGGTTGTCGTTGATGCCCAGGCCTTCCAGGATAGCGTCCTGGGTGATTTTCAGGCCGCCGTCCAAATCGCGGCGGAGGGGAGTCTCAAAGTAAAAATCAAAGAATAAACCCACCCAGCCCTGTTGGAGCATTTCTATAAAATTATCGGTGATCACCTCATCCACGCGCAGGCGGTGCAGTTTCCGCCGCACGTTTCGTTTAAAGGCCACGTGCGCTTTGGAAAGCACCCGCCGCTTGCCCACCTGGGTGTATTGGTCGTTCACGCTGGGGGGCAGGGGCAGGGTAAAACGCACCCTTTGAATGTCGCTCATTGTGTCTCCGGTTTTTACGGGTCAAAGTCAGTGACGATTATTCCAAAAACTTCCAAACATCGGCGAACAAAAAATGATCGAAAGTTTTGATATGGTCCCTCTTCTATAATCGAGTCTGTGATATTATACGATAAGATAAGGATTTAAGAAAGAACAAATTTTTCAGGGGATCATGTTTCAAGTTTGCCGGCGGCGAGACCAGCCGCCCAACAACTTTTTTCCCTGATTTGCGTATCAATATTAGCTACGCTGATTATCCTTAAGATATTGTAGCCCGCTTATTTGTTAGTACCAACTGCCTGCTAACATGCCGGGTTCTGGGAAAAATCGGCCCACAAGCTAAAACACGCCCCTTTAATTTTGGAAATTTGAAGCAATCGTGTGTATAATGATAAACGTGATCAAGCTGGCGTAACCGCCAGGGATGTGATACAATCAAACAATCCACAAAGATTATATTTAAGGAGGCCCCCCCTTTATGGCACAGTCATTATTCCAAAAAGTGCAAACCCTGATCTCGGCAAATTTACACGCAATGGTAGATAGCGCGCTCGACGCCAATTCAGTGGCCGTGTTGGATGAATATATTCGCCAGGCCGAAAACAATCTGGATGACCTGGAAGACGCCCTGGTCACAGTGAAGGGCCAAGTTAAAACCCTGAAACGCAAATACGAAGCTTTTCAGGCCGAAGCCGAGGCCCTGGACGCCGATATTGACCGCTTGCTCAAGTTAGGCAAAGACGACCTGGCCGTGGCCGCGCAGAGCCAATACAACTCTAAAGCCGACCTGGCCGAAGAGTATCGCCAGCAGTATCAGCGGCAAAAGGTTGAGGCCGACAAGCTGGCCGACGCCCGGCTCAAGCTGGAAGCCCGGCTGCGCACCATCAAACAGGAGCGCGAGCACGTATTGGGCTTGCTGGAATTGGCCAAAACCAAGGAAATCGCGGCCAAGAGCATGAAATCGTTGGATGCCCTGGAAGGCGTGGGCGATTCCGACATCGCCCGCGTGGCCGACAAAATCCGCGCCCGCCTGGACCGGGCCGACGCCGAAGTGGAAATGCGAGCCGACCGCCTGAGCAGTCGCATGGATGACGTGCTGCAAAAGGACAGGCTGGAAGGCCAATTGGCCGAACGCCGCCGCCGTTTGCAATTGGCGGAAATGGAAGAAGAGGCCGCCGAAGAAGAAGCGGCGACAACCAGCACCAGTGAGACCTAAAAAGTTGCAATAAAAATTACCGGCCAAACGTCTCCCCAAATTTTACCTACGCAGGCCTATTGTCCGGCCTGCCTGAAGGAAAATAACTGATGCCTTCAGAAATGAGAAAAGATTTAGAAAAACGAGCCAGAGACGCCATTCTCAAAAACATTATAGAGAATTATAAAAAACAGCGGCAGAATTGGCTCAACGAACCGGCTATCAAAAAAGCTGTTTGGAGCTACGCTTTTTTCCGCACTTCCAATGCGGTTTTAATTGCCGCCATTATTCTGCTGGCCGGCTGTTTGGGCCTGTTCCTTTTTCCGTTGTTGGGCCTGGTCGGCTTAGGTTGGCTGGCGGTGGGCGGCCTGGCCGGCCTGCTGCTGTTAGTGGTGGCAGAAGCGATCTTCCTCTATACCGCCGTCAGAGATGAAAAAGCCCACGCCCAGGCTGTGGCCGAGATTTTTGAATCGCGGGTGAGTTTTGACCCAAAGACCATCAGAGATAAAAACCTGCGGGTAAAAGTAGATCAGGCGCTTGAATATTGGTCGCTCATTGACGATACGGTGAAGAATGAAGTGGCCCAGGGCGTGCTGCAAGACCGCTTGCTGCAAACCACCAAGGAAGTGACCCACTGGCTTCAGGCCGTGTATAACCTGGCCGAACGGGTTGATAAATTTCGCCTGAACAAAGTGATTGAGCAGGACTTACAAAGTGTCCCCGAAACCATTGGCCGGTACGAGCAGAAATTGGTCAAAGAAAAAAATCCAGACGTGCGCCGCCAGTTGGAACGCACCATTGCCGACCGGAAACGCCAGCTCCAAACCCTGGAAAGTTTGCAGGGCAATATGGACAAAGCCACCTACCAATTGGATAGCACCATCTCGGCGTTGGGCACCATTTACTCGCAATTGCTGTTGGTTGACACCAAAGACGAGGCAGGCGGCAGAATCAATCGCCTGCAAGAAGAAATTTCAGAACAAGTCTACCAGCTTGAGGACCTGGCCGAAGCAATGGATGAGGTGTACGAAGGTTCGGCCTGAAGAATTAAAAGCTGAAAACCGCAAAGACAGGTATACCCTGGCATTGCTCAGCAGCAATGCCATTGTTTTTATTTTTGACTTATTTTTTGCCCGGTGTTATAATTTTGAACAAATGTTCTATCAAGAAATAGGATAGCTTTATGCCTGACAAACTAACCCTGGCGGCTATTTTTGCTCATCCCGACGACGAAGCCTTTGGCGTCGGCGGCACTTTAAGCAAATACGCCCACGAAGGTGTGGATGTTCACCTGATCACGGCTACGTTGGGCGAAGCGGGTGAGGTGGCTAATCCTGATTTTACCTTTACCCAACCCTTGAGCGTGGTACGCGAGTTTGAACTTCGCTGCGCCTGCAAACATTACGGCGTCAAAGAGCTGCACCTGCTGGGCTACATTGATGGGCAAACCACCGTTGTGCCCCAGGGAGCGGCTGTTTACAAAATTGTCAAACTGCTGCGCCAACTCAAGCCCCAGGTGGTCATTTCGTTTGGCCCAGACGGCGTTTACGGCCATTACGACCATCTGGCCGTGCATCGTTGGGCCACCGCCGCGGTGCAATTGGCGGGCCAGGCCGACTGCTGGCCGGAAGCCGGTTCCCGGCACGCCGTCGCCAAATTTTATCATCGCGCTCTTCCCGCAGACCAGGTGGCCCAGATGGAAAAAATAATGGGCCGTAACTATGTGCCGATGGACGGCGTGCCGTTCCCCTTTGTGGGCTATCCCATGGCGCAGATTACCACGGTGATTGACGCCCGCGATTATGCCGGAACCAAACTGAAGGGCATTCGCTGCCATGCCAGCCAACTGGCCCCGGAAAATCCTTATCAGCAAGATTTTGACGTGACCGCCAACCCCTTGTTTTGGCAAGAAACATTTATCCTGGCCCACTGCCGGCCCGACATCCGGTCGAACCTTCCCCCCGAGCGCAAAGAGGATGACCTGTTTGCCGGCTTAAGATAAAGGCTCAGGATTTATGGCGTCCCTGGCAATGCGGTACTGGGTGCTGAAGGTTTTATTTACCCGCCGAGTATAATAGGGCGTACAGGAAGGAGGTTAAGGCGGGTTTGACCAGCCTTTGTTAAAGGTAACGGCTCCCTGTTCCAAGAATTGTCTAATGTTAATAAATGGCCCCAGGTCTTTACAAAACTGTGAAGATGGGGTATAATAACGGGCGAATTATAAGAGGTTGATATCAAACAACTGAGGCCCGGGCAAGGTCTCTGTTTTTTTTTAGCAATTTTCCCCGGTTGTGATTTTAGCCGGGGAATTAGAAATGAGGAACAGCACAAATGACTGACAAACCAGTTTACCTGACTTTAGAGGGTAAAGAAAAATTAGAAGAGGAACTAGAATACCTGGTCAATGTTCGTCGCAAAGAAGTGGCTGCTGAAATTCAAGCGGCCAAGGAGGAGGGCGACATCACGGAAAATTCCGCCTACGATGAAGCCAAATTAACGCAAGGTTTTGTCGAAGGCCGGATCCAAACTATCGAAGCCCAACTGCGTAATGCCCAAATCATTGACGGCAATGGCAAATCTGACCACATAGACGTAGGCAGCACCGTGACCGTGGCCGAAGATGGAATGGGAGAGGAAACCTACTACATCGTTGGGTCGGCTGAAGCCGACCCGGTGAACGGCCGGATCTCCAACGAGTCTCCTATTGGCAAAGCCCTGTTGGGCGCCAAGGTTGGCGATACTGTTATGGCGGAGACTCCCGGCGGCGCAATTATGTTCAAGGTAATTAAGATCGAATAGCTTGCGCCAAATGCCATCAACGTGCATAATACGCGGGGTCTGTAAAGACCCCGCTTTTAATTTGTTTTTGGAGCAGATCGCTTATGGAACAAGACTTGAGCTACTTTACCAACTTTGGCGAGCAAATTGAACAACGCCTGAACAAGTTAACCAACTTTACCGGGCGGGGACAATTACCCTACCCGCCCCGGGTTACCCGCCGGCACACTGCCGCCGAGGCAGTGCAGCTGTATGAAGCCGCCGAGGTCGCCTTACCCGCCAATAGCGAAGAAAAACCCCAAATTACTGTAGCCGTGGCCGGCCGGCTGGTGGCCGTGCGCAATATGGGTAAGAGTACGTTTGCCCATATTCAAGACGGCAGCGGCCGCCTGCAATTGTATTTTAGAAAAGACGACCTGGGGGAAGAGGCTTACCAGCAGTTTGTTAAAGATTTTGACCTGGGCGACTTTGTGGCCGCGCAGGGGTATCTCTTCCGCACCCGTACCGGCGAAGTCACCG
This genomic stretch from Anaerolineae bacterium harbors:
- a CDS encoding PIG-L family deacetylase, encoding MPDKLTLAAIFAHPDDEAFGVGGTLSKYAHEGVDVHLITATLGEAGEVANPDFTFTQPLSVVREFELRCACKHYGVKELHLLGYIDGQTTVVPQGAAVYKIVKLLRQLKPQVVISFGPDGVYGHYDHLAVHRWATAAVQLAGQADCWPEAGSRHAVAKFYHRALPADQVAQMEKIMGRNYVPMDGVPFPFVGYPMAQITTVIDARDYAGTKLKGIRCHASQLAPENPYQQDFDVTANPLFWQETFILAHCRPDIRSNLPPERKEDDLFAGLR
- a CDS encoding PspA/IM30 family protein yields the protein MAQSLFQKVQTLISANLHAMVDSALDANSVAVLDEYIRQAENNLDDLEDALVTVKGQVKTLKRKYEAFQAEAEALDADIDRLLKLGKDDLAVAAQSQYNSKADLAEEYRQQYQRQKVEADKLADARLKLEARLRTIKQEREHVLGLLELAKTKEIAAKSMKSLDALEGVGDSDIARVADKIRARLDRADAEVEMRADRLSSRMDDVLQKDRLEGQLAERRRRLQLAEMEEEAAEEEAATTSTSET
- a CDS encoding RusA family crossover junction endodeoxyribonuclease, which produces MSDIQRVRFTLPLPPSVNDQYTQVGKRRVLSKAHVAFKRNVRRKLHRLRVDEVITDNFIEMLQQGWVGLFFDFYFETPLRRDLDGGLKITQDAILEGLGINDNRVVDIHLVKRMAPTRPRVEVELEAIPRWQFDDEYVYLGQSENNEDETQSAQ
- the greA gene encoding transcription elongation factor GreA; amino-acid sequence: MTDKPVYLTLEGKEKLEEELEYLVNVRRKEVAAEIQAAKEEGDITENSAYDEAKLTQGFVEGRIQTIEAQLRNAQIIDGNGKSDHIDVGSTVTVAEDGMGEETYYIVGSAEADPVNGRISNESPIGKALLGAKVGDTVMAETPGGAIMFKVIKIE